AAGAAAGCTTCTGACATTGCTTTTAATTCTGCTTCAGATGCGTAAGCATTCCCCACTGAAATATCATCAATTAAACCAGTTAACATGAAATGTTTGACTTGCGTAGCAATTTCTAAATTACGATGATCTTCTAATGTGCATAGACCATCTTGTGTTGGCCAAGGACCAAAAGTCGCAGCATGGGAGTTGACAAAAGCCATTGTATTTAGATTATATTTACGGAATTTTTCAGAACAAAAGACAAAGTGATCATAGCTCAAACCAGAGTAGCGATGTGGATAAAAGTTATGCGAACCTAACAAGTTATTAGTATTAGGCGAGTAGCTCATAATATTATCGACATAATTTGTTCCTTGGCTCATATTAATTTCAATTTTGATTCCATAGGGATTACGCGTCATTTTCGCTTCTTCTGCTCCAGTAAAGCCAAGGTCTAAACGAACCCCATATGCACCCATCTCATCGAAAAAAGAAAGATCATCATAAGAAATACCCAATTGCTCAAAAAGACCAGGATTAATATCGACCATAACTTCCATTTTCAAACTATTGGCATAATCTACGACTTTTTTAAAGCCGGTCAAAACTTTTTCTTTATCACCATCAATTTCCAAAAGGCTGGTGAAGACGCGTTTAAAACCG
The genomic region above belongs to Enterococcus saigonensis and contains:
- a CDS encoding DUF871 domain-containing protein, producing the protein MGKLGISVYPERSTFEKDKAYLDLAHKYGFKRVFTSLLEIDGDKEKVLTGFKKVVDYANSLKMEVMVDINPGLFEQLGISYDDLSFFDEMGAYGVRLDLGFTGAEEAKMTRNPYGIKIEINMSQGTNYVDNIMSYSPNTNNLLGSHNFYPHRYSGLSYDHFVFCSEKFRKYNLNTMAFVNSHAATFGPWPTQDGLCTLEDHRNLEIATQVKHFMLTGLIDDISVGNAYASEAELKAMSEAFFAEYPSLKVDPAQDITEDERICLFDNLHSYRGDRSEYILRSTMTRVYYKDKPFPAHNTLDMSRGDVLIDNVGYGQYKGETQIALKEMKNDGRVNVVGRISADELFLLNFLKPWSSFKLIENK